One part of the Brevundimonas subvibrioides ATCC 15264 genome encodes these proteins:
- a CDS encoding 1,9-bis(guanidino)-5-aza-nonane synthase: MNAPVQTNTKAELLQNVVEHIDITSFDARPIVDAMRKMSFSSRDTARAADIFSMAIEDKDCSPWLILAGSTSAGGCMHVYRDMVKFGMIDAIVATGASIVDMDFFEALGFKHYQAAGEVDDNVLRDNYIDRIYDTYIDEEELQNCDHTILEICNALEPRAYSSREFIWEMGKWLSEGNAKKPGSLIQTAYEEGVPIFCPAFVDSSAGFGLVKHQKERIAAGKPYLMIDAVADFRELTDIKIAAGVTGLFMVGGGVPKNFAQDTVVCAEILGIEAEMHRYAVQITVADVRDGACSSSTLKEAASWGKVQTTHEQMVFAEATTVVPLIGSDAYHRGAWKNRDKRRWAKLFGK; this comes from the coding sequence ATGAACGCTCCCGTTCAGACCAACACCAAGGCCGAACTGCTCCAGAACGTCGTCGAGCACATCGACATCACGTCCTTCGACGCCCGGCCCATCGTCGACGCCATGCGCAAGATGTCCTTCAGCTCGCGCGATACGGCCCGCGCCGCCGACATCTTCTCCATGGCGATCGAGGACAAGGATTGCTCGCCGTGGCTGATCCTGGCCGGCTCGACCTCGGCCGGCGGCTGCATGCACGTGTACCGCGACATGGTGAAGTTCGGCATGATCGACGCGATCGTCGCCACCGGCGCCTCGATCGTCGACATGGATTTCTTCGAGGCCCTCGGCTTCAAACACTATCAGGCCGCCGGCGAGGTGGACGACAACGTCCTGCGCGACAACTACATCGACCGGATCTACGACACCTATATCGACGAGGAAGAGCTTCAGAACTGCGATCACACGATCCTGGAGATCTGCAACGCCCTGGAGCCCCGCGCCTATTCCAGCCGCGAGTTCATCTGGGAAATGGGCAAGTGGCTGTCCGAAGGGAACGCCAAGAAGCCCGGCTCGCTGATCCAGACCGCCTATGAAGAGGGCGTGCCGATCTTCTGCCCGGCCTTCGTCGACTCCTCGGCCGGCTTCGGTCTGGTGAAGCACCAGAAGGAGCGGATCGCGGCGGGCAAGCCCTACCTCATGATCGACGCGGTCGCCGACTTCCGCGAACTGACCGACATCAAGATCGCGGCGGGCGTCACGGGCCTGTTCATGGTCGGCGGCGGCGTGCCCAAGAACTTCGCCCAGGACACCGTCGTCTGCGCCGAGATTCTCGGCATCGAGGCCGAGATGCACCGCTATGCGGTCCAGATCACCGTCGCCGACGTGCGTGACGGGGCCTGCTCGTCCTCGACGCTGAAGGAGGCCGCCTCGTGGGGCAAGGTGCAGACCACCCACGAACAGATGGTCTTCGCCGAGGCGACCACGGTCGTGCCCCTGATCGGCTCGGACGCCTATCACCGCGGGGCGTGGAAGAACCGCGACAAGCGCCGCTGGGCCAAGCTGTTCGGCAAGTAA
- a CDS encoding PadR family transcriptional regulator, producing the protein MFGFNEDTGGLHGRHEHHGRHRCGPAGEGRGPRGEGRGAAWAAMGRGFGSGREGEGRGPGRGRRMFGPGDLRLVLLALIEQEPRHGYDLIKAIETAFGGGYAPSPGVVYPTLSLLADEGLIAGVEDTSGKRIFTLTPAGQTWLDENRTAVDGVMQRMALAARLVSGEQTPEVVREAFHTLRHAVQMKPGNWSEAETARVVEALMRAVRDISEG; encoded by the coding sequence ATGTTTGGATTCAACGAAGACACCGGCGGCCTTCACGGCCGTCACGAGCATCACGGCCGCCACCGTTGTGGCCCCGCCGGCGAGGGTCGCGGTCCGCGCGGCGAAGGTCGCGGTGCGGCCTGGGCGGCCATGGGCCGCGGGTTCGGGTCCGGCCGCGAGGGCGAGGGACGGGGACCCGGGCGGGGGCGGCGCATGTTCGGCCCCGGCGACCTGCGCCTGGTTCTGCTGGCGCTGATCGAGCAGGAGCCCCGCCACGGCTACGACCTGATCAAGGCCATCGAGACGGCCTTTGGCGGCGGCTATGCCCCGTCGCCCGGCGTGGTCTATCCGACCCTGTCGCTGCTGGCGGACGAAGGCCTGATCGCCGGCGTCGAGGATACCAGCGGCAAGCGGATTTTCACGCTGACCCCAGCCGGTCAGACCTGGCTGGACGAGAATCGCACCGCCGTCGACGGCGTCATGCAGCGCATGGCCCTGGCGGCCCGGCTGGTCTCGGGCGAACAGACGCCGGAGGTGGTCCGCGAGGCTTTCCACACCCTGCGTCACGCCGTGCAGATGAAGCCGGGCAACTGGAGCGAAGCCGAGACCGCCCGGGTGGTCGAGGCCCTGATGAGGGCGGTCCGCGACATCAGCGAAGGCTAG
- a CDS encoding phosphatase PAP2 family protein yields MKRLAVAAVVALGGLAGACAAQAPSAMQATATTPTGFLDATVLQALVDAVPPPPVEGSPAALADAAGSQRMRALEDTDRWTLAIRHAELRPTIAISHFDCLLGTRLTPEQAPSLIALLDRVLIDANAAAELGKARAFRARPVGDDPDRRSCQVVSAAGRASASYPSGSASVGAAYGEVIAALAPDRAAEAREMGRQIGISRLVCGMHYPSDVEAGRVLGEAVVRAEAADPGYQASMAAARADLDRARAAGLSSPACAAERLALAAPLP; encoded by the coding sequence GTGAAGCGGCTCGCCGTCGCTGCCGTCGTCGCGCTCGGCGGTCTCGCCGGGGCCTGCGCGGCACAGGCACCGTCGGCGATGCAGGCGACGGCCACGACGCCCACCGGCTTTCTGGATGCGACCGTGCTGCAGGCCCTGGTCGATGCCGTGCCGCCGCCGCCCGTCGAGGGATCGCCCGCCGCCCTGGCGGACGCGGCGGGATCGCAGCGGATGCGGGCGCTGGAAGACACCGATCGCTGGACCCTGGCCATCCGCCACGCCGAACTGCGGCCGACCATCGCCATCTCCCATTTCGATTGCCTGCTCGGGACACGATTGACGCCGGAGCAGGCACCGTCGCTGATCGCCCTGCTGGACCGCGTGCTCATCGACGCCAATGCCGCCGCCGAACTGGGCAAGGCGCGCGCGTTCCGGGCCCGACCGGTCGGCGACGACCCCGATCGGCGGTCCTGCCAGGTCGTGTCCGCGGCGGGACGGGCCAGCGCCTCCTACCCTTCCGGCAGCGCATCGGTGGGCGCGGCCTATGGCGAGGTCATCGCCGCCCTGGCCCCGGATCGCGCGGCCGAGGCCCGTGAGATGGGTCGCCAGATCGGCATCAGCCGCCTGGTCTGTGGCATGCACTATCCGTCGGATGTCGAGGCCGGCAGGGTGCTGGGCGAGGCCGTGGTCCGGGCCGAGGCTGCCGATCCCGGCTATCAGGCGTCGATGGCCGCAGCCCGCGCCGATCTGGACCGCGCCCGCGCGGCCGGCCTGAGCAGCCCCGCCTGCGCCGCGGAACGGCTGGCCCTGGCCGCGCCCCTGCCCTGA
- a CDS encoding right-handed parallel beta-helix repeat-containing protein — protein MDQIAPPVVEARACTGDEIAALTSDAPAPIVLACRATLTAGQTVKSRVVFEGAASAGAGIACNGAQIGRPGVASSVDAPTVLIQSVSTPTGWSRPTDVTLRDCIVHGNIRVRGLGAGGDLEPIRASSRTADHTATTQAAAPTRIRLTNLTLVATGSIPLYVGPGVTDLTFEASRVSGRSVSTAVYLDAESAGNVIRGVTFSIRTGREQIAVDGAARNRIEHNTFALGGRGGVFLYRNCGEDGVIRHQTPSDNVITGNTFTGVRWLWPNAVVVGSREGRRRYCAADTGWAFGSSVDDADHAERNVVERNVIRFGWRPF, from the coding sequence ATGGACCAGATCGCCCCTCCCGTCGTCGAGGCGAGAGCCTGTACCGGCGACGAGATCGCCGCCCTGACTTCCGACGCGCCCGCGCCGATCGTGCTGGCCTGTCGGGCCACCCTGACGGCCGGCCAGACGGTCAAAAGCCGGGTGGTGTTCGAGGGGGCGGCATCGGCCGGCGCCGGGATCGCCTGCAACGGCGCGCAGATCGGGCGACCCGGCGTGGCCTCCAGCGTCGACGCACCGACCGTGCTGATCCAGTCGGTATCGACGCCGACCGGCTGGAGCCGGCCGACCGACGTCACGCTCAGGGATTGCATCGTCCACGGCAATATCCGTGTGCGAGGCCTGGGGGCCGGCGGGGACCTGGAACCGATCAGGGCCTCGTCGCGGACGGCTGACCACACCGCGACCACCCAGGCGGCGGCGCCCACGCGCATTCGCCTGACCAATCTGACCCTCGTGGCGACCGGCTCGATCCCGCTCTATGTCGGGCCCGGCGTGACGGACCTGACGTTCGAGGCATCGCGGGTGTCCGGCCGTTCGGTCTCTACAGCCGTCTACCTGGACGCCGAGAGCGCCGGGAACGTCATTCGCGGTGTGACCTTCAGCATCCGCACCGGCCGCGAGCAGATCGCGGTGGACGGCGCGGCGCGCAACCGGATCGAGCACAACACCTTTGCCCTGGGCGGGCGCGGCGGGGTGTTCCTGTATCGCAACTGCGGCGAGGACGGGGTCATCCGCCACCAGACGCCGTCGGACAACGTCATAACGGGCAACACCTTCACCGGCGTGCGCTGGCTGTGGCCCAACGCCGTGGTGGTGGGGTCGCGCGAGGGCCGCAGACGCTATTGCGCTGCGGACACCGGCTGGGCTTTCGGATCCAGCGTCGACGACGCAGACCACGCCGAGCGGAACGTCGTCGAGCGCAACGTCATCCGCTTCGGCTGGCGGCCGTTCTAG
- the aguB gene encoding N-carbamoylputrescine amidase, whose amino-acid sequence MARTISVAALQSAYGEDMAANIARTADLVRGAAGKGAQVILPSELFQGPYFCVSQEEKWFGTAYAWREHPAVIAMADLAKELGVAIPVSIFEREGPHYFNSIVMLDADGSAMGVYRKSHIPDGPGYQEKYYFRPGDTGFKVWDTRFGRIGVGICWDQWYPETARAMMLMGAEILMYPTAIGSEPHDKELDTADPWRRAMQGHAVSNVVPVVGANRTGREHVTEAGQLFYGSSFIADHRGDLVESFGRDDQGVLVHTFDLDYIDRHRAAWGFFRDRRTDLYSALAAPRPA is encoded by the coding sequence ATGGCCCGCACGATCAGCGTCGCCGCGCTCCAGTCCGCCTATGGCGAGGACATGGCCGCCAACATCGCCCGCACGGCCGACCTCGTCCGCGGGGCGGCCGGCAAGGGGGCGCAGGTCATCCTGCCGTCCGAGCTGTTCCAGGGCCCGTATTTCTGCGTCTCGCAGGAGGAGAAGTGGTTCGGCACGGCCTACGCCTGGCGCGAGCACCCGGCCGTGATCGCCATGGCTGATCTGGCGAAAGAACTGGGCGTCGCCATCCCCGTCTCGATCTTCGAGCGCGAGGGGCCGCACTATTTCAACTCCATCGTCATGCTCGACGCCGACGGCTCGGCCATGGGGGTCTACCGCAAGAGCCACATCCCCGACGGCCCCGGCTATCAGGAGAAATACTATTTCCGGCCGGGGGATACGGGCTTCAAGGTCTGGGACACCCGGTTCGGGCGGATCGGCGTCGGCATCTGCTGGGACCAGTGGTACCCCGAGACCGCCCGCGCCATGATGCTGATGGGTGCCGAGATCCTGATGTATCCGACCGCCATCGGATCGGAGCCCCACGACAAGGAACTGGACACGGCCGATCCGTGGCGGCGCGCCATGCAGGGCCATGCCGTGTCCAACGTGGTGCCTGTCGTCGGGGCCAACCGGACGGGCCGCGAGCATGTGACCGAGGCGGGCCAGCTGTTCTACGGCTCGTCCTTCATCGCCGACCATCGCGGCGATCTGGTCGAGAGCTTCGGGCGCGACGACCAGGGCGTTCTGGTCCACACCTTCGACCTCGACTACATCGACCGCCACCGGGCCGCCTGGGGCTTCTTCCGCGATCGCCGCACGGACCTGTACAGCGCACTGGCCGCGCCCCGGCCGGCCTAG
- a CDS encoding agmatine deiminase family protein, whose amino-acid sequence MSLSPIPAEWSPHRAMWVGWPSHAELWEDNLEPAQAEVEALVRALAGPGREVVKLMVGNDEALADACARFDGVANVEVVAGRFGDIWLRDTGPIFGEASQRAAAFRFNGWGGKYDLPHDDTVATQVGAATGVALDRNDFVLEGGALDHDGAGTILTTRQCLLNPNRNADWTETAAEDALAGSLGARKVIWLGDGLLNDHTDGHVDNLARFVAPGVVALPMAYGRNDPNDDVFDAAAAAISAATDADGRALKLLRLPSPGFIGDEDERPVPASHMNFLIANGAVIVPTYGNDTAARLACEGLATVFPDREIIPLPSTAILSGGGSFHCITQQEPA is encoded by the coding sequence ATGTCCCTGTCCCCGATCCCCGCCGAATGGTCGCCCCACCGGGCCATGTGGGTCGGCTGGCCCAGCCATGCGGAGCTGTGGGAAGACAATCTCGAACCCGCCCAGGCCGAGGTCGAGGCCCTTGTGCGGGCCCTGGCCGGACCCGGCCGGGAGGTGGTGAAGCTGATGGTGGGCAACGATGAAGCCCTCGCCGACGCCTGCGCCCGGTTCGACGGCGTGGCGAACGTCGAGGTCGTGGCCGGCCGCTTCGGCGACATCTGGCTGCGGGACACCGGCCCGATCTTCGGCGAGGCATCGCAGCGGGCCGCCGCCTTCCGCTTCAACGGCTGGGGTGGGAAATACGACCTGCCTCACGACGACACGGTGGCGACCCAGGTCGGGGCCGCAACGGGCGTTGCCCTGGACCGGAACGACTTCGTGCTGGAGGGCGGCGCGCTGGATCACGACGGGGCGGGCACGATCCTGACCACGCGACAGTGCCTGCTGAACCCCAACCGAAACGCCGACTGGACTGAAACGGCGGCCGAAGACGCGCTGGCCGGATCTCTGGGCGCGCGCAAGGTCATCTGGCTGGGCGACGGCCTGCTCAACGACCACACCGACGGCCACGTCGACAATCTGGCCCGCTTCGTCGCGCCCGGCGTCGTCGCCTTGCCTATGGCCTATGGCCGCAACGATCCGAACGACGACGTCTTCGACGCCGCCGCTGCCGCGATCTCGGCCGCGACCGATGCCGACGGTCGCGCGCTGAAGCTGCTGCGTCTGCCGTCGCCCGGCTTCATCGGTGACGAGGACGAGCGCCCGGTCCCGGCCAGTCACATGAACTTCCTGATCGCCAACGGCGCGGTCATCGTGCCAACCTATGGCAACGACACCGCCGCGCGTCTGGCCTGCGAGGGCCTGGCGACCGTCTTCCCGGACCGCGAGATCATCCCGCTGCCGTCGACCGCCATCCTGTCGGGCGGCGGATCCTTCCACTGCATCACCCAGCAGGAGCCTGCCTGA